One Neodiprion pinetum isolate iyNeoPine1 chromosome 1, iyNeoPine1.2, whole genome shotgun sequence genomic window carries:
- the Cep290 gene encoding LOW QUALITY PROTEIN: centrosomal protein of 290 kDa (The sequence of the model RefSeq protein was modified relative to this genomic sequence to represent the inferred CDS: substituted 5 bases at 5 genomic stop codons): MVRINWERVLSVKPAALTDEEIEDLFPMVVSCDIDNVENINNLKALMKLSQEMLQHKDNQVESLLLECDELKGKISAMSSKTGSASKRKKSEGKKGSFRIXLHVXSSIGXLTIXFXYAGLASDLVNDDEDSAVSSGSGLARDRNQKIATLMSELETIETENFTLKEKLRLIKEEMEDSTVQMNQMTEKLSSLKGQNTLYKEKLAERDRENKALLSQIKAITAQQLDRDNVIDEFSTAIDARVTEWKLILDEKDAEITALRENLSQSIHSLTSIRDENKSQVVHLNEIIKQRDQAIEELQNKLSEAVTEMNESTILIEKLKADAQRFEKSSRRKEQRNLLKKIQESNEKIINLQNVLAQTEGDAEIKSKELCEALIMLKRYENSEYGLAEATNELRNLKSQLQQKEDHIEDLIHIINKMEELSSQQEMKIVALCEKLELPPDETIPVDGIVSKHTEELRKAENIKLENEFLKKENIELKSDVRALKYRLKALAEKTIVPHVDTVETQSDLVVTTPMKMSKGNYNWLVEREAIAQRHMNEIEEIKSNVRIVVEENEALRKGMHEILDSVHKQDGSCAVEIQSETLEQLLEALDVRHLAGWYHPAMRLQSRLNTIEGSNSELRAQLRQIRSELQKKDEILRQIALNDSLKKTTSDSVSETGEVKPRHSLGPIDAQDSCENEKSEWQIERTALYEEKNELEDTIMRLEVHLEEYEKNWQVLESGEEEIKKAFVKMCKESAEHAVQTIVINRKCKILEELLSRESTKYYNRQKEYIASENELRKRLANLEKSNKILDARISTLQSNLSNSVSSVEFNELKEKHNEACIRLRMVLEERGVYAEEDSALHSEAKSQLGESEDPVRISEGEYTSNESDVNLEKQPDHGPQTSHVTKLHENAQNQLAKYKAEVAQFSKLNFELQEEIVGLHKQLSKYVQGVRQPDKTKICELEEKVTSLKIQNENAERRAKIADQEAQMHAAQNFLKTFEMDSMRHQLLDLQSVSEDKEIIARLGFELTNCKILEAETSKRNILLQNEISHLQDVNVKLKQKTEDSLANVRDCQKQCDARCRSYLDVIEFLQRQYAGSTSLTALERFESILKKSKVDRLAIDELLKEATKNADNIRAQQDVLAGRLQVVEQLKNILEEQIGNPDVQDIIHRFSESSQSKLGELRYKRQINQLENELQIVNSRIASQETLINAMESEMIFIQKIWSRSSNNDDGSSNQNPEINIIDVDVDVVDVETASIAVQTHIESRSVETQVHRDQEAVPITSVRNESNEDGQTDYTSQIGRNERLNQALSLASERSALLVKYELEIAEYREKIATLNEQLAEKHSLLSTVTEKTEEPVKFNPSVADIETSDKIVLRSTVNSLQKIITQKEETILRYQNLLKEDRDEHSKAAARLQEEIKSLQARVAGMQQQVNQKINDYIHLPEALPVREKVHKDRNKNIDLEEEAEKLNERVSTLEADLSIAKELGERWHRLAEERLKHMDHMRGRLEEQHKNELESYRMERDKWQLEADTLRQQLSDNRVQLAKGNSLLSKELQERDNRIHELDIAYQELQNEMELAERNTVSRQTVAHDSKMQEITNSIGRAQSNQLQSQLDLARKQLQALAEKEKNYKSQIVDLKQQLSRRYMAAKTHEQRNSQREIQLERKARGLEEELHTLKLQLEREKFTHENKKLKTAEELALWDKQKRWQQTAEKFKDKLKDKTEEYNKLQANHEKLRAVVSCMEREKWYLRSKLRCENGCLIGSLSARPRTLNHTDILEDLQHECHTLRSRVRELTDRLESADTSQLILQIEAQRRQISSLETVTKGNEYVVDQLERLEATKDVLEKNNLKLESENLELRLEIERIVLDTPRLREKVEHLEKYVELLKVEKSTESSPRLFAKESHEHGNKSTVELEKTVFTLKRVIEKLQAENKRLKVIAKKNPHPQSMTRPNSGGSTSSLHGQYERAQQRVVALETDLQLAEQRIAMLENSRKEEDNAGEIGVLRQQLAHKSELLDKVKQLLTRAAINEKSLRQKIQMLEAKQSLETIPECYVSPPTPDD; this comes from the exons ATGGTTCGAATAAATTGGGAACGAGTATTGTCCGTCAAGCCGGCAGCCTTGACGGACGAAGAGATTGAGGATTTATTTCCCATGGTGGTAAGCTGCGATATTGATAACGTCGAGAATATTAATAACCTAAAAGCCTTGATGAAACTATCTCAAGAAATGCTGCAGCACAAAGACAATCAG GTCGAGTCTTTGCTGCTAGAATGCGACGAATTGAAAGGAAAGATTTCAGCGATGAGTTCCAAGACCGGGTCGGcgtcgaagagaaaaaaaagtgagggAAAGAAAGGATCGTTCAGAATTTAGCTGCATGTATAATCCAGCATCGGTTAATTAACGATTTGATTTTGATATGCAGGTCTTGCCTCAGACTTGGTAAACGACGATGAAGATAGCGCTGTGTCCTCCGGAAGCGGCCTTGCCAGGGACAGAAATCAGAAGATTGCTACTCTCATGTCTGAACTCGAG ACCatagaaactgaaaatttcacactgaaGGAAAAGTTGAGATTAATCAAAGAAGAAATGGAGGATTCAACGGTACAAATGAACCAGATGACTGAAAAGCTGAGCTCTCTGAAAGGACAGAATACACTGTACAAAG AAAAATTAGCAGAACGTGACAGAGAAAACAAAGCTCTGCTGAGTCAAATCAAGGCTATAACCGCACAGCAATTAGATAGAGATAATGTTATAGACGAATTTAGTACAGCTATCGATGCTCGGGTAACTGAGTGGAAG CTAATACTCGATGAAAAAGATGCTGAAATAACTGCGCTGAGAGAAAATCTCTCACAGTCGATCCACTCATTAACATCCATCAGGGATGAGAATAAATCACAAGTTGTTCACTTGAATGAAATTATCAAACAACGAGACCAGGCGATAGAAGAATTGCAGAATAAACTCAGTGAGGCTGTAACGGAGATGAACGAAAGCACCATTCTTATAGAAAAGTTGAAAGCAGACGCACAGAG GTTTGAAAAGAGCAGCAGACGGAAGGAGCAGCGaaacctgctgaaaaaaattcaagaatccaacgaaaaaataataaatctacAAAACGTTTTAGCGCAAACAGAAGGCGATGCCGAAATAAAGAGTAAGGAG CTGTGCGAGGCGTTGATAATGTTGAAGCGTTATGAGAATAGTGAATACGGTCTAGCTGAAGCGACCAATGAATTAAGGAATCTAAAATCCCAACTGCAACAAAAAGAGGACCATATTGAGGACCTTATTCACATTATAAACAAAATGGAAGAGCTGAGTTCTCAACAAGAAATGAAGATAGTTGCTTTGTG TGAAAAATTGGAACTACCACCTGATGAGACAATTCCTGTAGATGGAATTGTATCAAAACATACAGAGGAGTTGCGAAAggcagaaaatataaaattagaaaatgaatttttgaaaaaagaaaacattgagCTCAAGTCTGAT GTAAGAGCATTGAAATACAGACTGAAGGCTTTAGCAGAGAAGACAATTGTTCCACATGTAGATACTGTGGAGACCCAATCTGATCTCGTAGTAACTACCCCAATGAAAATGTCAAAGGGAAACTACAACTGGCTTGTGGAAAGAGAGGCAATTGCACAACGGCATATGAATGAGATTGAGGAGATCAAAAGCAATGTCCGGATAGTTGTTGAGGAAAATGAAGCTCTGAGAAAGGGGATGCACGAAATACTGGACAGCGTGCATAAACAAGACG GCTCTTGCGCCGTCGAAATTCAGTCTGAAACCTTGGAACAACTTTTGGAAGCACTCGATGTGAGGCATTTAGCTGGTTGGTACCATCCGGCAATGAGATTGCAGAGTCGTCTGAACACAATAGAAGGTAGCAATAGCGAGCTTCGAGCGCAGCTAAGACAAATTAG GTCAGAGCtgcaaaaaaaagatgaaattttaagaCAGATCGCTCTTAAtgattcgttaaaaaaaacgaCATCAGACTCAGTCTCTGAGACTGGTGAGGTGAAGCCCCGTCATTCCTTGGGACCTATAGATGCGCAGGATTCgtgcgaaaatgaaaagtccGAATGGCAAATAGAGCGGACCGCTCTCtatgaagagaaaaatgagCTGGAAGATACGATCATGAGGTTGGAAGTTCACTTAGAGGAGTACGAAAAGAACTGGCAAGTTTTGGAATCAGGTGAAGAGGAGATTAAAAAAGCCTTTGTGAAAATGTGTAAAGAAAGTGCTGAACACGCTGTACAGACAATTGTTATAAATCGGAAATGTAAAATTCTCGAAGAGTTGCTCAGTAGAGAGTCGACCAAATATTACAACAGGCAGAAGGAGTACATTGCTAGCGAAAATGAGCTGAGAAAAAGACTTGCAAATCTAGAAAAGTCTAATAAGATTCTTGACGCGCGAATCAGTACGCTTCAGAGTAACTTGTCTAATTCTGTTAGCTCAGTGGAGTTCAACGAgctaaaagaaaaacacaacGAAGCATGTATCCGATTGAGAATGGTGCTTGAGGAGAGAGGAGTCTATGCAGAGGAAGATTCAGCACTCCATAGTGAAGCGAAATCCCAACTAGGAGAAAGTGAGGACCCCGTCAGAATCTCGGAAGGTGAATATACTAGTAATGAGAGCGACGTAAATCTGGAAAAACAACCTGACCATGGTCCACAAACTAGTCATGTTACCAAATTACACGAAAATGCACAAAATCAATTAGCAAAATACAAAGCTGAAGTTGCGCAATTTTCGAAGCTGAATTTTGAGCTACAAGAGGAAATAGTTGGGCTGCATAAACAATTGTCAAAGTACGTTCAAGGTGTTCGTCAACCAGACAAGACAAAGATATGTGAATTGGAGGAAAAAGTTACGTCTCTAAAAATTCAGAATGAAAACGCTGAAAGGAGAGCAAAAATTGCAGATCAAGAAGCGCAGATGCATGCGGCtcagaattttctaaaaacttTTGAGATGGATAGTATGAGACATCAACTACTTGACCTTCAGTCAGTCAGTGAAGACAAGGAAATTATCGCCAGGCTTGGCTTCGAATTGacaaattgtaaaattctCGAAGCTGAGACAAGCAAGCGAAATATCTTACTCCAGAATGAAATTTCGCATCTTCAAGATGTGAATGTTAAATTGAAGCAAAAGACTGAAGACTCTCTTGCGAATGTCAGGGATTGCCAAAAGCAGTGTGACGCCCGTTGCAG GAGCTACTTAGACGTAATAGAATTTTTACAACGTCAGTACGCTGGCTCGACGTCGTTAACTGCATTGGAGCGATTTGagtcaattttaaaaaaatcgaaagtggACCGGCTGGCTATTGATGAGTTACTGAAAGAGGCTACAAAGAACGCTGACAATATTCGAGCACAACAGGATGTCCTTGCTGGGCGCTTGCAGGTTGTTGAACAACTTAAAAACATATTAGAAGAGCAAATTGGAAACCCAGACGTGCAGGATATAATACACCGCTTTTCAGAGAGCTCACAGTCGAAGCTTGGG GAGCTAAGATATAAACGGCAAATAAACCAGCTTGAAAATGAACTGCAAATAGTCAATAGCAGAATTGCATCTCAGGAGACTTTAATAAACGCTATGGAATcggaaatgatttttatacaaaaaatcTGGAGTAGATCGTCTAATAACGATGACGGAAGTAGCAATCAAAATCCAGAGATAAACATCATCGATGTAGACGTAGATGTTGTAGATGTAGAAACGGCTTCGATCGCTGTGCAAACGCACATAGAGAGCCGTTCCGTCGAGACGCAAGTCCACCGCGATCAGGAAGCGGTTCCAATTACCAGTGTCAGGAATGAGTCAAACGAAGATGGGCAAACTGATTACACTTCTCAAATAGGTCGGAACGAGAGACTGAATCAAGCGTTATCCCTGGCCTCGGAGCGATCTGCTTTGCTCGTAAAGTACGAGTTGGAAATTGCAGAGTACCGAGAAAAAATAGCCACTCTGAATGAGCAACTTGCCGAAAAACATTCTCTGCTCAGTACAGTAACCGAAAAAACTGAAGAACCTGTAAAGTTCAATCCAAGTGTTGCAGACATTGAGACCTCCGATAAAATAGTCCTGAGATCAACGGTCAAcagtttgcaaaaaattattactcaAAAGGAAGAAACCATTCTCAGGTACcaaaatttgttgaaagaaGACAGAGATGAACACAGCAAAGCAGCTGCTCGCTTACAGGAGGAAATCAAGAGTCTTCAGGCTCGAGTAGCTGGAATGCAGCAACAGGTGAATCAAAA AATAAACGACTACATTCATTTGCCCGAGGCTTTGCCAGTCAGAGAAAAAGTGCATAAAGATAGAAACAAGAATATCGACCTGGAAGAAGAGGCTGAGAAATTGAACGAACGTGTTTCTACACTAGAGGCTGATTTGAGTATAGCTAAGGAGTTGGGAGAACGATGGCATCGACTTGCTGAAGAGAGACTGAAGCACATGGACCACATGAGAGGAAG ATTAGAGGAACAGCACAAAAATGAGCTAGAGAGCTACAGAATGGAGCGCGACAAGTGGCAGCTCGAGGCTGATACACTGAGGCAACAATTATCTGACAACAGAGTGCAGCTTGCTAAGGGAAACAGTTTGTTATCCAAAGAGTTGCAAGAAAGGGATAATCGAATTCACGAGCTTGACATAGCTTATCAGGAGCTGCAG AACGAGATGGAACTCGCTGAGAGAAACACAGTTTCGCGACAGACGGTAGCTCATGATTCTAAGATGCAGGAGATCACTAACAGTATTGGGAGAGCTCAGTCCAACCAGTTGCAATCTCAGTTGGATCTTGCCCGTAAGCAACTACAGGCACTGgcggaaaaagagaagaattacaAAAGTCAGATCGTCGATCTCAAACAGCAGCTGAGTCGGAG GTACATGGCAGCTAAAACCCACGAACAAAGAAACTCTCAGCGTGAAATACAACTTGAAAGAAAAGCGAGGGGATTAGAGGAAGAGTTGCATACGCTCAAACTACAActggaaagagaaaaattcacgCACGAAAATAAGAAACTCAAA ACAGCAGAGGAACTAGCACTGTGGGACAAGCAAAAACGATGGCAACAAACGGCTGAGAAGTTCAAGGACAAATTGAAGGATAAGACAGAGGAGTACAACAAGCTGCAAGCGAATCACGAGAAGCTCAGAGCAGTAGTGTCCTGCATGGAGCGTGAAAAATGGTACCTACGAAGTAAGTTGAGGTGCGAAAATGGCTGCCTCATTGGTAGCTTGTCCGCTAGACCTAGAACGTTGAACCACACGGATATCCTGGAAGATCTTCAGCACGAATGCCACACGCTGAGAAGCAGAGTCCGAGAACTAACCGATCGTCTCGAGAGTGCGGACACGTCACAGCTAATTTTACAGATCGAGGCACAACGACGACAGATTTCATCTCTGGAAACCGTGACCaag GGAAACGAGTATGTCGTCGACCAATTGGAGAGACTCGAGGCGACAAAAGACGTCCTGGAGAAGAACAATCTAAAGTTAGAAAGCGAGAACTTGGAGCTGCGGCTTGAGATCGAACGTATTGTTCTAGATACCCCGAGATTGAGGGAGAAGGTTGAGCATTTAGAAAA ATACGTGGAACTACTGAAAGTAGAAAAATCTACCGAATCATCGCCGCGTTTATTTGCAAAGGAATCTCACGAGCATGGAAACAAATCAACCGTTGAACTCGAGAAAACCGTGTTTACTTTGAAGCGGGTAATCGAGAAGCTCCAAGCGGAGAACAAGCGTTTAAAAGTAATCGCGAAAAAGAATCCCCACCCGCAATCaatg ACAAGGCCAAACAGCGGCGGAAGCACTTCGTCCCTTCACGGGCAATACGAAAGAGCGCAGCAGCGCGTTGTTGCCCTAGAAACCGACCTCCAATTAGCCGAACAAAGAATAGCGATGCTTGAGAATTCGCGGAAGGAAGAGGACAACGCGGGAGAGATTGGCGTTTTAAGGCAGCAACTTGCGCACAAATCGGAACTGCTTGACAAAGTTAAACAGCTACTGACCAGGGCCGCTATTAACGAAAAATCATTGCGGCAGAAG ATCCAAATGCTCGAGGCTAAACAATCCTTGGAAACCATACCAGAGTGCTACGTATCGCCGCCAACTCCGGACGACTGA
- the BckdhB gene encoding 2-oxoisovalerate dehydrogenase subunit beta, mitochondrial, giving the protein MATSKFCSRLRNVTRLSITNSGSIFPAVGPSTIRHAGIGRTHFTYAPESPPTNSGDTQEMNMFKAINNGLALSMEADESAVFFGEDVAFGGVFRCSMGLQERFGKDRVFNTPLCEQGIVGFGIGIANMGSTAIAEIQFADYIFPAFDQLVNEAAKMRYRSGGDYDCGKLTVRAPCGAVGHGGLYHSQSPEAYFAHTPGLKVVVPRGPIKAKGLLMSCVAEPDPCIIFEPKILYRAAVEEVPIGRYVTEIGKAEIVRKGTDVTLVGWGTQVHVLIEVANLVEEKLGVSCEVIDLVTILPWDVDAVSQSVKKTGRLIIAHEAPLTCGFGSEIAATIQESCFLSLEAPIQRVTGWDTPFPHIFEPFYLPDKWRCFDAVKNIVNY; this is encoded by the exons ATGGCTACCAGCAAGTTCTGTTCGCGTCTCCGCAACGTTACAAGATTGTCAATAACAAATTCAGGCAGCATTTTCCCCGCCGTCGGTCCGTCAACAATCCGGCATGCAGGAATCGGAAGAACGCATTTCACCTACGCACCGGAATCCCCGCCAACGAATTCCG GTGATACGCAAGAGATGAACATGTTCAAAGCAATAAACAACGGCCTTGCACTCAGCATGGAAGCGGACGAATCGGCAG TATTCTTCGGGGAAGACGTGGCCTTCGGCGGTGTCTTCAGGTGTTCGATGGGTCTTCAGGAACGCTTTGGTAAAGATCGGGTATTCAATACGCCGCTTTGCGAGCAGGGAATCGTCGGTTTCGGCATCGGCATCGCGAACATGGGATCGACCGCAATTGCGGAAATACAATTCGCCGACTATATTTTCCCCGCCTTCGATCAG CTCGTCAACGAGGCTGCCAAAATGCGGTACCGCAGCGGCGGAGACTACGATTGCGGAAAATTGACCGTCAGGGCACCATGCGGAGCGGTCGGTCACGGCGGTCTCTACCATTCCCAATCACCCGAAGCTTATTTCGCTCACACTCCAGGCCTCAAG GTCGTGGTGCCTCGTGGACCGATAAAAGCCAAGGGTTTGCTGATGAGTTGCGTGGCCGAGCCTGATCCCTGCATAATATTTGAGCCAAAAATTCTTTACCGTGCCGCGGTTGAGGAGGTTCCGATCGGCAGATACGTTACGGAAATCGGCAAGGCGGAAATCGTCAGGAAAG GCACCGACGTAACTCTCGTCGGCTGGGGAACTCAGGTTCACGTTCTGATCGAAGTTGCGAATCTCGTCGAGGAGAAGCTCGGAGTTTCCTGCGAGGTGATTGACCTCGTTACAATCCTCCCGTGGGACGTGGATGCCGTTTCTCAG TCGGTGAAAAAAACCGGTCGATTGATCATCGCCCACGAGGCACCGCTCACCTGCGGTTTTGGAAGCGAAATAGCAGCTACTATTCAG GAATCGTGTTTCCTGAGCCTGGAGGCGCCGATCCAGCGAGTCACAGGATGGGACACGCCGTTTCCACACATTTTCGAGCCCTTTTATCTCCCCGACAAATGGCGGTGCTTCGACGCCGTCAAGAACATCGTCAACTACTGA